The following coding sequences lie in one Lolium perenne isolate Kyuss_39 chromosome 2, Kyuss_2.0, whole genome shotgun sequence genomic window:
- the LOC139835891 gene encoding uncharacterized mitochondrial protein AtMg00820-like produces MDSIMANGTWEITERPYGCKPLGCKWVFKKKLRPDGTIEKYKARLVAKRYSQKEEEDYFDTYSHVARLATIRVLLSLVASHGLLVHQMDVKTAFLNGELDEKIYMQ; encoded by the coding sequence ATGGACTCCATCATGGCTAATGGGACATGGGAAATCACTGAACGTCCCTATGGCTGTAAGCCATTGGGATGCAAGTGGGTGTTCAAAAAGAAGCTGAGACCTGATGGTacgattgaaaagtacaaggctagGCTTGTGGCCAAGCGTTATTCCCAGAAAGAAGAGGAAGATTACTTCGATACTTATTCACATGTGGCCAGACTGGCCACCATTCGAGTATTACTCTCGTTGGTagcctcacatggtcttcttgTCCACCAGATGGATGTTAAGACAGCTTTTCTGAATGGAGAGCTAGACGAGAAAATCTACATGCAATAG